AATAATATGCGCGAAATGGCATATAATTTCTTTCCATTAGAATATATGTGGACAAGTGCTGCTTCACCTTGTGTGGCGGAAGAAATGCCTCAAATTCCACCACTTGCCGAAGATCAATCGCAGCTAAACGAGGGTAGTGCTATGACATCTGCAAGTATCAATGTAGCGCGCCAACATGTGGCGTCGACTTCTTCTACAATGCAATTGGTACAGCCACATTCGGAAGGACCATCATTGCAAGGTTTCGGTGAACAATTTGATACAATCGAGCAGATTAGAAATtatttaccaacacatacagAAACTAACGGGTACAaacttattttcacattttcattcattccaTTCATATGGAACATGATTGCATGTTTGGGTTATGGTTTAAGAAtagaatagaaaaataaatagagGAATGCAGTGCGAGCTGTGGTCTTTTCTGCCCTCTCAATGTCTATAACGACTTCATTAGTCCCAGAACTCTGACGCTTAGTTGTCACTCATGGCAATTCCTTCGTTACGGTACCTTCGCTGGATATTATATTTTCCTCACCACACAGGTTTATTGCAAAAACTTCAGCCTGAAATATGCTTGGAAACGCACCCTTTGGCACATAGAGTTTAATGTTTAGCCCACTATGCGTTCAGACGTTTTAGAGCCGTCAGTGTACCAGTGTAGCGCGCACGCTTTGGATAACGCCACGAATGCCAGACTTTCCCGGTCACCTGTATTTCCTAAGATGACCCCAAATTTCATAGTAAAGTTTGTCTCTCTAGTTGTATCGTCCCTAGGAAGGAGGGCTAGGGGAAGCTTCTCGCCGATCTCCATCATGTTTCTGAATGATATCACTGTTCCCTTTCCATAGCCATCTGCCGTCATCTGCAGAATAGTTTGGTTGGCGTAGTGTTTAATCACTATAAGCAAACGCTGCTGTGGGGTCATGTCCTTATCGCTACACGCACGCTGGCTAACTTTTGTAGTTTGCCCAGCTTCAGCTCCACTAGAGCAAGGGAAGCTCAGCAGTCTATGCCACTGCTGCGTATGTCATTATAGGTCTCATTATCAATTTGTACATCCATGGTTTTGCCAACATAACTTTGTGGAATTTTGCCGAATTGGAAGTTCTTGGTCAGATAAAAGACAAAAGACCGGGTCGCTTCAAGTTATCTAGACCTGAATGTCGTTAATACACTAGTTAGGTGACTATTGAGATTTTCCGACGTATATCCAACACTTCAGTGGCGATATCATCAGCCgttgtattatattaaaagaaactattacatatttaaacgcccaaatacaacttaaaatatttgaatttatctaTTATTAGACGAATTTTCCGAAGCAAGTGCTTAATGTAAAACTTACATTTATTTCGTGTATCTTGCTTGTAATTGTACTTAATGTATGTATCTTTTTTATAACTCATACATAATACGGCAGTCAGCAGGAACGAAGTGGCATTTTGCCTGAATCAACGACTGGCAGTGTATTTTTCACACCGTATCCGCAAGCAATGCCCGCAGGTATATCATCACTATCGGATgaagaacaattaaaaaatgctcATGCAATTCAGCACATTTCGGGCCATTCTCTTGTCCGCCGCACAGAGACATCAACCTACAGAACTGGAACATTACCTTCGATACATGAAGAGGCATTTCATCGAACATTATTAAGGAGAACTTTTCGCAATAGCGAACTCTCTTCAACACCGTTACGTCCCACAGATAGTGTAGCAATATTAccacatttcaaaaattacccAACTGAGGGCAGCACGGAGCTCACCAGTGCTGATAATATACGAAGCACAGAAGCCGGCCGCCAAATGCAGATGGAAACTGAAGGTCTGACAGAAGCTTTTGATTCAGTTGAACAGACAACTGCAACTCAACAATTACAACATCAAACAgctgttgaaataaaaacagaagACATAGTTATGTCAGCCGAACCATTACACTTGGTCCAAACTTCCCAGCAGTCAGAGGGTTTTAATGAACCTAGGAATTGGTTGGAAATACTACGTGAACGGCAAGTGGACTTACGATATAATAATTGTGGAGCCTTACCAAAACGACGCAGAAGATGTTACAAAAAGCGAGCACCACCGACGGATCCAAATTTAACCCGCACAGTTGATCATCACGTGGGTGTTCAAAATGATATCACTGAAGTACTTCAAGCTTTGACACCATTGCCTACCCAATTACCAGAGCAACAAGTAACTGCTGTGGACTTAACACTAACACGTAATTTGCATAACATTGAGGAAACACAATCGGCGGTTATACAGCAGCCATCGTATGAACAATTTATATATGAGCATATCGAATCGATCTCCACAATCATGGATAGTCTAGCTGAATGGCAAAGTATGTTAAAAGCTTGCAATCGGAATAGTGAACAAAACGCAGCAACAGCATTACTGCCAGCACATTATGCCTATGATGTGGAGACGCTGCTCAATGCTGATATAGAACGCTTGCAgctaaaaatgaatatattacaAGCGATCATACGCAATGTGTCTTTCAACATGATGAAGAGTCGTTTAT
This portion of the Zeugodacus cucurbitae isolate PBARC_wt_2022May chromosome 3, idZeuCucr1.2, whole genome shotgun sequence genome encodes:
- the LOC105217981 gene encoding uncharacterized protein LOC105217981 isoform X1 is translated as MQRFKENRRLRKDVRKKLNHDFNLFTDKSPKMSDWIDEEDGCGFGNGSSQYKDNVDEYVDDGENDYAEHENTDDGNRGFENRRGRGGGRGRGGRGHGGSYGGGHRNFGDNEDNAQRTEFQSPAQNFVPKNFTKATIQEFLPEVPGRIQRINNRNELYCIAKYLLEAYTVCLSTEMIRNNTSSVNAFTESLVARNGYNKEMQQEKFDIDRENFNVIEGVEVDNTANENIEMLDLIGGKRKADYGMQLPKSIDLATANQSKLSDLPDLFKDVMPSTKVQLQTPTSTTLKTARQIPRTVRGVSHRNHVVGIASLELIPDMVGAHITEREYALRQPLPKRNSLRIVPEHQTITNNMREMAYNFFPLEYMWTSAASPCVAEEMPQIPPLAEDQSQLNEGSAMTSASINVARQHVASTSSTMQLVQPHSEGPSLQGFGEQFDTIEQIRNYLPTHTETNGQQERSGILPESTTGSVFFTPYPQAMPAGISSLSDEEQLKNAHAIQHISGHSLVRRTETSTYRTGTLPSIHEEAFHRTLLRRTFRNSELSSTPLRPTDSVAILPHFKNYPTEGSTELTSADNIRSTEAGRQMQMETEGLTEAFDSVEQTTATQQLQHQTAVEIKTEDIVMSAEPLHLVQTSQQSEGFNEPRNWLEILRERQVDLRYNNCGALPKRRRRCYKKRAPPTDPNLTRTVDHHVGVQNDITEVLQALTPLPTQLPEQQVTAVDLTLTRNLHNIEETQSAVIQQPSYEQFIYEHIESISTIMDSLAEWQSMLKACNRNSEQNAATALLPAHYAYDVETLLNADIERLQLKMNILQAIIRNVSFNMMKSRLLKNRRLAAFAFNFLIELESAGIIRIKENGHWVGLI
- the LOC105217981 gene encoding uncharacterized protein LOC105217981 isoform X4 → MTKYKSPKMSDWIDEEDGCGFGNGSSQYKDNVDEYVDDGENDYAEHENTDDGNRGFENRRGRGGGRGRGGRGHGGSYGGGHRNFGDNEDNAQRTEFQSPAQNFVPKNFTKATIQEFLPEVPGRIQRINNRNELYCIAKYLLEAYTVCLSTEMIRNNTSSVNAFTESLVARNGYNKEMQQEKFDIDRENFNVIEGVEVDNTANENIEMLDLIGGKRKADYGMQLPKSIDLATANQSKLSDLPDLFKDVMPSTKVQLQTPTSTTLKTARQIPRTVRGVSHRNHVVGIASLELIPDMVGAHITEREYALRQPLPKRNSLRIVPEHQTITNNMREMAYNFFPLEYMWTSAASPCVAEEMPQIPPLAEDQSQLNEGSAMTSASINVARQHVASTSSTMQLVQPHSEGPSLQGFGEQFDTIEQIRNYLPTHTETNGQQERSGILPESTTGSVFFTPYPQAMPAGISSLSDEEQLKNAHAIQHISGHSLVRRTETSTYRTGTLPSIHEEAFHRTLLRRTFRNSELSSTPLRPTDSVAILPHFKNYPTEGSTELTSADNIRSTEAGRQMQMETEGLTEAFDSVEQTTATQQLQHQTAVEIKTEDIVMSAEPLHLVQTSQQSEGFNEPRNWLEILRERQVDLRYNNCGALPKRRRRCYKKRAPPTDPNLTRTVDHHVGVQNDITEVLQALTPLPTQLPEQQVTAVDLTLTRNLHNIEETQSAVIQQPSYEQFIYEHIESISTIMDSLAEWQSMLKACNRNSEQNAATALLPAHYAYDVETLLNADIERLQLKMNILQAIIRNVSFNMMKSRLLKNRRLAAFAFNFLIELESAGIIRIKENGHWVGLI
- the LOC105217981 gene encoding uncharacterized protein LOC105217981 isoform X5: MSDWIDEEDGCGFGNGSSQYKDNVDEYVDDGENDYAEHENTDDGNRGFENRRGRGGGRGRGGRGHGGSYGGGHRNFGDNEDNAQRTEFQSPAQNFVPKNFTKATIQEFLPEVPGRIQRINNRNELYCIAKYLLEAYTVCLSTEMIRNNTSSVNAFTESLVARNGYNKEMQQEKFDIDRENFNVIEGVEVDNTANENIEMLDLIGGKRKADYGMQLPKSIDLATANQSKLSDLPDLFKDVMPSTKVQLQTPTSTTLKTARQIPRTVRGVSHRNHVVGIASLELIPDMVGAHITEREYALRQPLPKRNSLRIVPEHQTITNNMREMAYNFFPLEYMWTSAASPCVAEEMPQIPPLAEDQSQLNEGSAMTSASINVARQHVASTSSTMQLVQPHSEGPSLQGFGEQFDTIEQIRNYLPTHTETNGQQERSGILPESTTGSVFFTPYPQAMPAGISSLSDEEQLKNAHAIQHISGHSLVRRTETSTYRTGTLPSIHEEAFHRTLLRRTFRNSELSSTPLRPTDSVAILPHFKNYPTEGSTELTSADNIRSTEAGRQMQMETEGLTEAFDSVEQTTATQQLQHQTAVEIKTEDIVMSAEPLHLVQTSQQSEGFNEPRNWLEILRERQVDLRYNNCGALPKRRRRCYKKRAPPTDPNLTRTVDHHVGVQNDITEVLQALTPLPTQLPEQQVTAVDLTLTRNLHNIEETQSAVIQQPSYEQFIYEHIESISTIMDSLAEWQSMLKACNRNSEQNAATALLPAHYAYDVETLLNADIERLQLKMNILQAIIRNVSFNMMKSRLLKNRRLAAFAFNFLIELESAGIIRIKENGHWVGLI
- the LOC105217981 gene encoding uncharacterized protein LOC105217981 isoform X2 encodes the protein MDVCAYLRINGPIDKSPKMSDWIDEEDGCGFGNGSSQYKDNVDEYVDDGENDYAEHENTDDGNRGFENRRGRGGGRGRGGRGHGGSYGGGHRNFGDNEDNAQRTEFQSPAQNFVPKNFTKATIQEFLPEVPGRIQRINNRNELYCIAKYLLEAYTVCLSTEMIRNNTSSVNAFTESLVARNGYNKEMQQEKFDIDRENFNVIEGVEVDNTANENIEMLDLIGGKRKADYGMQLPKSIDLATANQSKLSDLPDLFKDVMPSTKVQLQTPTSTTLKTARQIPRTVRGVSHRNHVVGIASLELIPDMVGAHITEREYALRQPLPKRNSLRIVPEHQTITNNMREMAYNFFPLEYMWTSAASPCVAEEMPQIPPLAEDQSQLNEGSAMTSASINVARQHVASTSSTMQLVQPHSEGPSLQGFGEQFDTIEQIRNYLPTHTETNGQQERSGILPESTTGSVFFTPYPQAMPAGISSLSDEEQLKNAHAIQHISGHSLVRRTETSTYRTGTLPSIHEEAFHRTLLRRTFRNSELSSTPLRPTDSVAILPHFKNYPTEGSTELTSADNIRSTEAGRQMQMETEGLTEAFDSVEQTTATQQLQHQTAVEIKTEDIVMSAEPLHLVQTSQQSEGFNEPRNWLEILRERQVDLRYNNCGALPKRRRRCYKKRAPPTDPNLTRTVDHHVGVQNDITEVLQALTPLPTQLPEQQVTAVDLTLTRNLHNIEETQSAVIQQPSYEQFIYEHIESISTIMDSLAEWQSMLKACNRNSEQNAATALLPAHYAYDVETLLNADIERLQLKMNILQAIIRNVSFNMMKSRLLKNRRLAAFAFNFLIELESAGIIRIKENGHWVGLI
- the LOC105217981 gene encoding uncharacterized protein LOC105217981 isoform X3 → MQRFKENHKSPKMSDWIDEEDGCGFGNGSSQYKDNVDEYVDDGENDYAEHENTDDGNRGFENRRGRGGGRGRGGRGHGGSYGGGHRNFGDNEDNAQRTEFQSPAQNFVPKNFTKATIQEFLPEVPGRIQRINNRNELYCIAKYLLEAYTVCLSTEMIRNNTSSVNAFTESLVARNGYNKEMQQEKFDIDRENFNVIEGVEVDNTANENIEMLDLIGGKRKADYGMQLPKSIDLATANQSKLSDLPDLFKDVMPSTKVQLQTPTSTTLKTARQIPRTVRGVSHRNHVVGIASLELIPDMVGAHITEREYALRQPLPKRNSLRIVPEHQTITNNMREMAYNFFPLEYMWTSAASPCVAEEMPQIPPLAEDQSQLNEGSAMTSASINVARQHVASTSSTMQLVQPHSEGPSLQGFGEQFDTIEQIRNYLPTHTETNGQQERSGILPESTTGSVFFTPYPQAMPAGISSLSDEEQLKNAHAIQHISGHSLVRRTETSTYRTGTLPSIHEEAFHRTLLRRTFRNSELSSTPLRPTDSVAILPHFKNYPTEGSTELTSADNIRSTEAGRQMQMETEGLTEAFDSVEQTTATQQLQHQTAVEIKTEDIVMSAEPLHLVQTSQQSEGFNEPRNWLEILRERQVDLRYNNCGALPKRRRRCYKKRAPPTDPNLTRTVDHHVGVQNDITEVLQALTPLPTQLPEQQVTAVDLTLTRNLHNIEETQSAVIQQPSYEQFIYEHIESISTIMDSLAEWQSMLKACNRNSEQNAATALLPAHYAYDVETLLNADIERLQLKMNILQAIIRNVSFNMMKSRLLKNRRLAAFAFNFLIELESAGIIRIKENGHWVGLI